The Intrasporangium calvum DSM 43043 sequence CGCGCGTCCTACCGTGGCCTCGTCCAGGTCCTGGAGGGTGCGCACCACTCCGCCTCGACGGTCCGGTGCGACGCACTGCTCGTCGACACGATCAGCCGCTCCGACACCTACCCCTACGTCGACATCCGCGAGGACGACGTCTCGATGGGTCACGAGGCGACCGTCTCCAAGGTCTCCGAGGACCAGCTGTTCTACCTCATGTCCCGCGGCATGGCCGAGGACGAGGCCATGGCGATGATCGTCCGTGGGTTCATCGAGCCCATCGCCCGCGAGCTGCCGATGGAGTACGCCCTCGAGCTCAACCGCCTCATCGAACTCCAGATGGAAGGAGCCGTCGGCTGATGTCCGTTGCCGACACGCTTGCCGAGTCCGCCGACGCGATCGCGCAGGGCACGGGGACGACCCACGTCGACCCTGCAGCCGCCCGGGGTTTCGTGCCCGAGCAGTCCCGCGCCGAGCGCACCGCGTCGTTCGACCTCGCCGACTTCGCCGTCCCCAAGGGGCGCGAGGAGGAGTGGCGCTTCACCCCGGTGAAGAAGCTCGCGGCCCTGCTCGCCGAGGGCAGCAGCCCCGCGCTCGACTGGACGCTGGACCTGCCCGAGGGCGTCACCACCTCGACGATCACTGCCGAGGCGGCGCGCGGGCTCGGGATCCTCCCGCCCCAGGACCGGGCGGCAGCAGTCGCCGCGGCCGGCGCCCAGGAGGTCCTCCTCGTCGACATCGCGCCGGAGGCCGAGCTCACCCAGCCGGTGCGGCTGCTCCTCGACGGGACCGGGACGGACGGCGCCGTGGCGCACGCACACCTGGTCATCCGCGCCGGCCACCACTCCCGCGCCACGGTCGTCATCGACCACCAGGGCCGAGGGCAGCTCACCGAGCTCGTCTCCGTCCTCACCGAGGACGCCTCGGACCTCACCGTCGTCGCCGGTCAGCGGTGGGCGGACGACGCGATCCACCTCGCGCAGCACGATGCCCTGGTGGGCCGCGACTCCCGATACCGCCACA is a genomic window containing:
- the sufD gene encoding Fe-S cluster assembly protein SufD, producing the protein MSVADTLAESADAIAQGTGTTHVDPAAARGFVPEQSRAERTASFDLADFAVPKGREEEWRFTPVKKLAALLAEGSSPALDWTLDLPEGVTTSTITAEAARGLGILPPQDRAAAVAAAGAQEVLLVDIAPEAELTQPVRLLLDGTGTDGAVAHAHLVIRAGHHSRATVVIDHQGRGQLTELVSVLTEDASDLTVVAGQRWADDAIHLAQHDALVGRDSRYRHISVTLGGEVVRLNANVRYAGPGGDATLLGVYFADSGQHLEHRSFVDHNTAHCKSLVTYKGALQGGTARTVWVGDALIRAAAEGTDTYELNRNLILTEGARADSVPNLEIETGEIKGAGHASATGRFDDLQLFYLQARGIPEEEAKRLVVRGFFADVVREIPLPDLRDEVSAAIEAELAATAYAAPTTAPSGPTPDAAPSTTDHSLDRTKEN